One window of Pseudomonas sp. FP198 genomic DNA carries:
- a CDS encoding tetratricopeptide repeat protein, translating into MNRSFALLLAFAFLGGCQSMAPVSTDGTPPVEDSTPAPEKPKVYGSFSEETVFSLLSAELAGQRNRFDIALDNYVTQAINTQDPGISERAFRIAEYLGADQPALDTALIWARNAPDDLEAQRAAAVQLARAGRYDDSMMYMEKVLLGKGDTHFDFLALSAADTDQETRDGLMKSFDRLLQRHPNNGQLIFGKALLLQQNGDTQGALTLLEDNPPEPGEVAPILLRARLLQSMNRGDEALPLMEKSIKKYPDDKRLRLTYARMLVENNRMDDAKVEFSSLVQQYPEDDDLRYSLALVCLEAKAWEEAKGYLEDLIARESHVDSAHLNLGRIAEERNDPESALIEYAQVGPGNDYLPAQLRQADILIGNGRAAEAQSRLAIQRDTQPDYGIQLYLIEAETLAANNQSDKAWAVLQQALKQYPDDLNLLYTRSMLAEKRNDLAQMEKDLRLIIQRDPDNAMALNALGYTLSDRTTRYDEAKVLIEKAHQINPEDPAVLDSLGWVNFRLGNLDEAERLLRQALERFPDQEVAAHLGEVLWANGKQREARQIWSKFLKEQPDSPILRSTIKRLTGSETL; encoded by the coding sequence ATGAATAGATCTTTCGCGTTGCTCCTCGCTTTTGCCTTCCTCGGCGGCTGCCAGTCCATGGCCCCCGTCTCGACGGACGGTACGCCACCGGTCGAAGACAGCACCCCGGCCCCCGAAAAGCCCAAGGTCTACGGATCGTTCAGCGAAGAAACCGTCTTCAGCCTGTTGAGCGCCGAACTCGCCGGCCAGCGCAATCGCTTCGATATTGCCCTGGACAACTACGTGACCCAGGCCATCAACACCCAGGATCCGGGCATCTCCGAGCGGGCCTTTCGCATCGCCGAATACCTGGGGGCCGACCAGCCCGCGCTGGATACCGCGCTGATCTGGGCCAGGAACGCTCCCGACGATCTCGAAGCGCAACGCGCCGCCGCCGTGCAGCTGGCGCGCGCCGGCCGTTACGACGACTCCATGATGTATATGGAGAAAGTCCTGCTGGGCAAGGGCGATACCCATTTCGATTTCCTCGCGCTTTCTGCGGCCGATACCGACCAGGAAACCCGCGACGGCCTGATGAAGAGTTTCGACCGCCTGCTGCAGCGTCACCCGAACAACGGGCAGCTGATTTTCGGCAAGGCCTTGCTCTTGCAACAGAACGGCGACACCCAGGGCGCCCTCACGCTGCTGGAAGACAACCCGCCGGAACCCGGCGAAGTGGCGCCTATCCTGTTGCGCGCCCGCCTCTTGCAAAGCATGAATCGCGGCGATGAAGCCCTGCCGCTGATGGAAAAAAGCATCAAGAAATACCCGGACGACAAACGCCTGCGCCTCACCTATGCACGCATGCTGGTGGAAAACAATCGCATGGACGACGCCAAGGTCGAGTTCTCCAGCCTGGTCCAGCAGTATCCTGAAGACGACGACCTGCGCTATTCCCTGGCGCTGGTTTGCCTGGAAGCCAAGGCCTGGGAAGAAGCCAAGGGTTATCTGGAGGACCTGATCGCCCGCGAAAGCCACGTCGATTCGGCCCACCTGAACCTGGGGCGCATCGCCGAAGAACGCAACGACCCCGAGAGCGCGCTGATCGAGTACGCCCAGGTCGGCCCGGGTAACGACTACCTGCCCGCGCAGTTGCGCCAGGCCGACATCCTGATCGGCAATGGTCGGGCGGCCGAGGCCCAGAGTCGCCTGGCCATCCAGCGCGACACCCAGCCGGACTACGGCATCCAGCTCTACCTGATCGAGGCCGAGACCCTGGCGGCGAACAACCAGAGCGACAAAGCCTGGGCCGTGCTGCAACAAGCCTTGAAGCAATACCCGGACGACCTGAACCTGTTGTATACCCGATCCATGCTGGCGGAAAAACGCAATGACCTGGCCCAGATGGAAAAGGACCTGCGCCTGATCATCCAGCGTGATCCCGACAACGCCATGGCGCTCAACGCCCTCGGCTACACCTTGTCGGATCGCACCACCCGCTACGATGAAGCCAAGGTGCTGATCGAGAAAGCCCATCAGATCAATCCGGAAGACCCTGCCGTGCTCGACAGCCTTGGCTGGGTGAATTTCCGCCTGGGCAATCTCGACGAAGCCGAACGCCTGTTGCGCCAGGCCCTGGAGCGCTTCCCCGACCAGGAAGTCGCCGCTCACCTGGGTGAAGTCCTGTGGGCCAACGGCAAACAACGCGAAGCCCGGCAGATCTGGAGCAAATTCCTCAAGGAACAGCCCGACAGCCCGATTCTGCGCAGCACCATCAAACGCCTGACCGGATCAGAGACTCTTTAA
- the hemA gene encoding glutamyl-tRNA reductase, with product MAFLALGINHKTASVDVRERVAFTPEQLVEALQQLCRLTDSREAAILSTCNRSELYIEQDHVSADSVLRWLAQYHDLSLEELRASAYVHEDDAAVRHMMRVASGLDSLVLGEPQILGQMKSAYAVAREAGTVGPLLGRLFQATFNAAKQVRTDTAIGENPVSVAFAAVSLAKQIFSDLQRSQALLIGAGETITLVARHLHDLGVKRIVVANRTLERASTLAEQFGAHAVLLSDIPAELVHSDIVISSTASQLPILGKGAVESALKLRKHKPIFMVDIAVPRDIEPEVGELDDVYLYSVDDLHEVVAENLKSRQGAAQAAEEMITVGAEDFMVRLRELAAVDVLKAYRQQSERLRDEELQKAQRLLANGGSAEEVLVQLARGLTNKLLHAPSVQLKKLTAEGRLDALAMAQELFALGEASPDGLSDKKPQ from the coding sequence ATGGCCTTCCTTGCACTTGGTATCAACCACAAGACTGCTTCAGTAGACGTCCGCGAGCGCGTGGCCTTTACGCCTGAGCAGCTGGTGGAGGCCCTGCAGCAGCTCTGCCGACTCACCGACAGCCGAGAAGCTGCGATTCTCTCCACCTGCAATCGCAGTGAGCTTTATATAGAGCAGGATCACGTTTCGGCCGATTCGGTGCTGCGCTGGCTGGCCCAATACCATGATCTGAGCCTTGAAGAGCTGCGCGCCAGTGCCTATGTGCATGAGGACGATGCGGCAGTTCGTCACATGATGCGTGTCGCCTCCGGGCTCGATTCGCTGGTGCTGGGCGAACCGCAGATTCTCGGCCAGATGAAATCGGCCTACGCCGTGGCCCGCGAGGCCGGAACGGTTGGCCCGCTGCTGGGGCGTCTGTTCCAGGCCACCTTCAATGCCGCCAAGCAAGTACGCACCGACACTGCCATTGGCGAAAACCCGGTGTCCGTGGCGTTCGCCGCCGTCAGCCTGGCGAAACAGATTTTCAGTGATTTGCAACGCAGCCAGGCGCTGTTGATCGGCGCGGGCGAGACCATCACCCTGGTCGCCCGGCACCTGCACGACCTCGGCGTGAAGCGCATCGTGGTCGCCAACCGTACGCTGGAGCGCGCCAGCACCCTGGCCGAGCAGTTCGGCGCTCATGCAGTGCTGCTCTCGGACATTCCCGCCGAGCTGGTGCACAGCGACATCGTCATCAGTTCCACCGCCAGCCAACTGCCGATCCTCGGCAAGGGCGCGGTGGAAAGCGCCCTGAAGCTGCGCAAGCACAAGCCGATCTTCATGGTCGACATCGCCGTTCCCCGTGACATCGAACCGGAAGTGGGCGAACTCGACGACGTTTACCTCTACAGTGTCGATGACCTGCACGAAGTCGTCGCCGAGAACCTCAAGAGCCGGCAAGGCGCTGCCCAGGCGGCGGAGGAAATGATCACCGTTGGCGCCGAGGACTTCATGGTGCGCCTGCGCGAGCTGGCGGCGGTGGATGTGCTCAAGGCGTATCGTCAGCAAAGCGAGCGGCTGCGCGACGAAGAACTGCAAAAGGCCCAGCGCCTGCTGGCCAACGGCGGCAGTGCCGAAGAGGTGTTGGTGCAATTGGCGCGTGGCCTGACCAACAAATTGCTTCACGCGCCCAGCGTCCAGCTCAAGAAGCTGACAGCCGAAGGCCGCCTCGATGCGCTGGCCATGGCCCAGGAACTTTTCGCCCTCGGTGAAGCTTCACCGGATGGCTTATCGGATAAGAAACCGCAATGA